The following coding sequences lie in one Paenibacillus durus ATCC 35681 genomic window:
- a CDS encoding methionine ABC transporter ATP-binding protein, producing the protein MIELKSLTKVYGKGDRAATALSDVNLSIEKGEIFGVIGHSGAGKSTLIRCINLLERPTKGEVWVDGIELTRLGKSQLQQRRRKIGMIYQHFNLLSSATVYDNIAFPLRLVHTPRETIDRKVKELLALVGLTEHQSKYPAQLSGGQKQRVGIARALASDPDVLLCDEATSALDPQTTDSILNLLLDINKRFNLTIVLITHEMHVIQSICDRVAVIHGGGIVEQGLVADVFLKPKHEVTKDFIRSEAQNDSPLLAALLAPHPDSAKAVKITFLGQRTYESTLSRVAGGTGVSFAILQGTISTIKDTPYGQLIVRFEGDADAVGRTISELTAQGLDVEVLS; encoded by the coding sequence TTGATAGAGTTAAAGAGTTTGACCAAAGTGTATGGAAAAGGCGACCGCGCCGCGACCGCACTCTCAGATGTGAATCTCAGCATTGAAAAAGGCGAAATTTTCGGCGTGATCGGCCACTCCGGCGCGGGAAAAAGCACGCTGATCCGCTGCATCAATTTACTCGAGCGTCCGACGAAAGGCGAAGTGTGGGTCGATGGCATCGAACTCACCCGGCTCGGCAAAAGCCAACTGCAGCAGCGCCGGCGGAAGATCGGCATGATTTACCAGCATTTCAATCTGCTCTCATCGGCGACCGTATACGATAATATCGCCTTTCCGCTGCGGCTGGTGCATACGCCGAGGGAAACGATCGACCGGAAGGTGAAAGAACTGCTAGCGCTTGTAGGGCTCACGGAGCATCAGAGTAAATATCCGGCCCAGCTGTCCGGCGGCCAGAAGCAGCGTGTCGGCATCGCCCGGGCGCTGGCCAGCGATCCGGATGTGCTGCTGTGTGACGAGGCGACCTCGGCGCTGGACCCGCAGACGACGGATTCGATTCTGAACCTGCTGCTTGACATCAATAAGCGCTTCAATCTGACCATTGTGCTGATTACCCATGAGATGCATGTCATCCAGAGCATTTGCGACCGGGTAGCCGTTATTCACGGAGGCGGCATTGTGGAGCAGGGACTCGTTGCCGATGTATTCCTGAAACCGAAGCATGAAGTGACGAAGGATTTCATCCGCAGTGAAGCGCAGAATGACAGTCCGCTACTCGCAGCCCTGCTTGCCCCGCATCCCGACTCGGCGAAGGCGGTCAAGATTACGTTTCTTGGGCAAAGAACCTACGAATCCACGCTGTCGCGTGTGGCGGGCGGCACCGGAGTGAGCTTTGCGATTTTGCAGGGAACGATCTCCACGATTAAAGATACTCCCTACGGCCAACTGATTGTCCGCTTCGAAGGGGATGCCGATGCCGTTGGCAGGACGATCTCCGAACTGACGGCGCAGGGACTCGATGTGGAGGTGCTCTCATGA
- a CDS encoding Cthe_2314 family HEPN domain-containing protein has product MLRTILGEPPRENTGLLADAMESMTKAESMLRRKMNDDEDHDHEYRKLEIWIQGLISSLDELEQSLFAASFFRKSVKAGSMDEMSVSEQGDYARYVYFYKNGFIRVFSLLDKLGTVLNTLYDLNTSRVKVHFSYFTVLRRFRSSKRHRELSGRLEEIKDSYRDPLQKLRNRRNAEIHYMNSEMQDDLWQRHQGLHDKIQLEDLDEHLEDLRQGLEMVCKTLSEVFRYSNKTNNNL; this is encoded by the coding sequence ATGCTGCGGACGATCCTAGGGGAACCTCCCCGCGAAAATACCGGATTGCTGGCCGATGCGATGGAATCTATGACCAAAGCCGAGTCGATGCTGCGCAGGAAAATGAATGACGATGAAGACCATGACCATGAATACCGAAAGCTGGAGATTTGGATTCAAGGACTGATCTCTTCGCTCGACGAGCTGGAGCAGAGCTTGTTCGCCGCTTCCTTTTTTCGCAAATCGGTAAAGGCGGGCAGCATGGATGAGATGTCCGTGAGCGAACAGGGCGACTATGCGCGGTATGTCTATTTTTACAAAAATGGCTTTATTCGCGTCTTCTCCCTGCTGGACAAGCTTGGCACGGTACTGAACACGCTGTACGATCTGAACACCTCTAGAGTAAAGGTCCATTTTTCCTACTTTACCGTGCTGCGGCGGTTCCGCTCGTCCAAGAGGCATAGAGAGCTGTCCGGCAGGCTGGAGGAGATCAAGGATTCGTACCGCGACCCGCTGCAAAAGCTGCGTAACCGACGCAACGCCGAGATTCATTATATGAATTCCGAAATGCAGGACGATCTATGGCAGCGGCATCAAGGTCTGCACGATAAAATCCAGCTTGAGGATCTCGACGAGCATCTGGAGGATCTGCGCCAGGGACTGGAAATGGTATGCAAAACTCTGAGCGAAGTCTTCCGTTATAGCAATAAAACAAATAATAACCTTTAA
- a CDS encoding MetQ/NlpA family ABC transporter substrate-binding protein, translating to MKKLLFTLLSLTLIAVLAACGSDNGGNNASNAAATAGASASPSAAEPVTLVVGASPIPHAEILKAIAPQLEAQGIKLEIKEFTDYVQPNLQLAEGELDANFFQHKPYLDDQNQKNGWNLVSAAAVHVEPFGAYSKKIKSIGELKDGAKVAIPNDATNGGRALILLAKNGLITLKDPNNISSTKADITENKKNLKIIELEAANLPRQLDEVDLALINANYALEAGLVPTKDALFIESGDSPYANLLVTRPEDKDKDAIKKLAAALTSPEAKKFIEDKYQGSIIPAF from the coding sequence ATGAAAAAACTACTGTTCACCTTGCTAAGTCTGACGCTGATTGCGGTGCTGGCCGCCTGCGGCAGCGATAACGGAGGCAACAATGCCTCGAATGCCGCAGCAACGGCCGGAGCTTCGGCTTCGCCATCCGCCGCTGAGCCGGTTACGCTCGTCGTCGGAGCATCTCCGATTCCGCATGCCGAAATTCTGAAAGCTATCGCTCCGCAGCTCGAAGCGCAGGGCATCAAGCTGGAAATTAAGGAATTCACTGACTATGTGCAGCCGAACCTTCAACTGGCCGAAGGCGAACTGGACGCGAACTTCTTCCAGCACAAGCCTTACCTTGACGATCAGAACCAAAAGAACGGCTGGAACCTCGTATCCGCCGCCGCCGTTCACGTTGAACCTTTTGGCGCTTACTCCAAAAAAATCAAATCGATCGGCGAGCTGAAGGACGGAGCAAAAGTTGCCATTCCTAACGACGCCACCAACGGCGGACGCGCACTGATCCTGCTGGCGAAGAACGGCTTGATCACGCTTAAGGACCCTAACAACATTTCTTCGACCAAGGCGGATATCACGGAGAATAAAAAGAATCTCAAGATCATCGAGCTGGAAGCCGCAAACCTGCCGCGTCAGCTGGATGAAGTCGACCTTGCGCTGATCAACGCCAACTACGCGCTGGAAGCGGGCCTCGTTCCGACGAAGGACGCCCTGTTCATCGAGAGCGGAGATTCCCCATATGCGAATCTGCTTGTCACCCGCCCGGAGGACAAAGACAAGGACGCGATCAAGAAGCTGGCTGCCGCGCTGACTTCCCCGGAAGCCAAGAAGTTTATCGAAGACAAATACCAAGGCTCCATCATTCCGGCGTTCTAA
- a CDS encoding methionine ABC transporter permease: protein MFGLDFSAVNWEEMLTGTLDTLKMIGSSAIFTIILGLPLGIMLYLWGKSQTPVVQGTYAVLSFIVNILRSVPFIILIIALIPFSRAVVGTSIGVLGTIPPLVIGAAPFFARLVETSLREVDRGVIEAAQGMGASTTQIVMRVLLPEARPGLLAGITITAVTLVSYTAMSGMVGGGGLGDLAIRYGYQRYEKEVMIISIVLLVVLVQLLQMAGDRLVRHFTRK from the coding sequence ATATTCGGACTTGATTTCTCAGCCGTTAATTGGGAAGAAATGCTGACCGGCACCCTGGATACGTTGAAAATGATCGGAAGCTCCGCGATATTCACCATCATTTTGGGCTTGCCGCTAGGAATTATGCTGTATTTATGGGGAAAATCCCAGACTCCTGTTGTGCAAGGCACTTATGCGGTTCTTTCATTTATCGTTAACATTCTGCGCTCCGTGCCGTTTATCATTCTAATTATTGCGCTGATCCCGTTCAGCCGGGCTGTGGTTGGCACCTCCATCGGTGTACTGGGAACCATTCCGCCGCTTGTTATCGGAGCCGCGCCGTTCTTTGCCCGTCTGGTGGAGACCTCGCTTCGCGAGGTGGACCGGGGTGTGATCGAGGCAGCGCAGGGAATGGGTGCTTCGACTACCCAGATCGTGATGCGCGTGCTGCTGCCGGAAGCCCGTCCGGGCTTGCTTGCCGGGATAACGATAACGGCGGTCACGCTCGTATCCTATACGGCCATGTCTGGCATGGTCGGCGGCGGCGGACTGGGCGATTTGGCCATCCGCTATGGCTATCAGCGTTACGAGAAGGAAGTTATGATCATCTCGATTGTTCTGCTGGTTGTGCTGGTGCAGCTGCTGCAAATGGCGGGCGACCGGCTGGTCAGACATTTTACTCGAAAATAA
- a CDS encoding thioredoxin family protein — MDKISSPAEFQAAIQSPRLTVAVFKADWCGDCKFINPFMPEVEQNYADKLTLVEVDVDAVGEVSQEQNILGIPSFVAYSEGRELVRFVNKLRKSRQEIEDFLNRATEVYQSIHQ, encoded by the coding sequence ATGGATAAAATCAGCTCTCCCGCTGAATTTCAGGCTGCCATTCAATCCCCCAGACTGACCGTGGCCGTATTCAAGGCGGACTGGTGCGGAGATTGCAAGTTTATCAATCCGTTTATGCCGGAGGTCGAACAGAATTACGCAGACAAGCTGACGCTGGTAGAGGTTGACGTCGATGCGGTGGGCGAGGTCAGCCAGGAACAGAATATACTCGGCATTCCCAGCTTCGTCGCCTACTCGGAAGGCCGGGAACTGGTCCGGTTCGTCAACAAGCTGCGCAAGTCGAGACAGGAAATCGAAGATTTTCTGAACCGCGCGACCGAGGTCTATCAGAGCATCCATCAGTAA
- a CDS encoding polysaccharide biosynthesis protein, which produces MSKKDSFIKGTIILAAAALVARVLGIFQRVPLEHLFNDVGDAAFSQANNVYLMLLTLATAGIPSTLSKMVSERYALNRPDEARQVYRAALIFGAVAGVIISAALYIAAPLFAKHAGVPESTLAIRAIAPALLLFPTIAMMRGYSQGRNNMMANGISQIVEQIARVFTAILLAFFLLHQGYGNPVMAAGASFGSVFGSVGAFAIMLYAAIKMKRSDKQSGIHASSEAKLPLLGIYKDIFSLSIPIILSSMTIQAVYFIDSSLIVPLLSGQVGGTEATRLLGILGQKAQSIAGIPPVLAIALSTSLIPVISAAYARRDEDHLKRQITLAMRVAILTGTPIVLSLVVAAYSVNGLLFSTPSGSGMIALLTLGTIFQITMTTSNSILLGMGKSRISMFYVLAGIIVKLAASVLLSRFMGIYGIIIATALCFIVITALNLRLLRSIVPFEIMGKRWRGYLLAVLVSGAAGYGLNAAAISLTGMMPARLAYLVGCLAVGAVVVILYLVLLIVLGVLSAGELASYPRPVRKLLSPLMKLQPARVRERE; this is translated from the coding sequence TTGTCGAAGAAGGATTCTTTTATCAAAGGCACGATTATTCTCGCCGCCGCCGCTCTGGTGGCGCGCGTGCTTGGCATTTTTCAGCGGGTTCCGCTGGAGCATTTGTTTAACGATGTCGGGGATGCGGCCTTCTCGCAGGCCAACAATGTGTATCTCATGCTGCTGACGCTCGCCACGGCGGGTATTCCCAGCACGCTCAGCAAAATGGTTTCAGAGCGCTACGCCCTAAACCGTCCGGACGAAGCGCGGCAGGTTTACCGAGCCGCGCTTATTTTTGGCGCCGTCGCTGGCGTAATCATCAGCGCGGCGCTGTACATAGCCGCTCCGCTATTCGCGAAGCATGCTGGCGTGCCGGAAAGCACGCTGGCAATCCGGGCGATCGCCCCCGCGCTGCTGCTGTTCCCTACAATCGCGATGATGCGCGGATACTCGCAAGGCCGCAACAACATGATGGCCAACGGAATCTCGCAAATCGTAGAGCAGATTGCCCGCGTGTTTACGGCCATTCTACTAGCGTTTTTCCTGCTTCACCAGGGTTACGGCAACCCGGTTATGGCGGCGGGAGCTTCGTTCGGCAGCGTGTTCGGCAGCGTCGGGGCTTTCGCCATTATGCTGTACGCCGCCATCAAGATGAAGCGGAGCGACAAACAAAGCGGTATCCACGCCTCCTCGGAAGCCAAACTGCCGCTGCTCGGGATTTATAAGGATATTTTCAGCTTATCCATTCCGATCATCCTGTCATCCATGACCATTCAGGCGGTCTATTTCATCGACTCTTCCTTGATCGTTCCCCTGCTCAGCGGGCAGGTGGGCGGCACCGAAGCAACCCGGCTGCTCGGTATTCTCGGCCAGAAGGCGCAGAGCATCGCGGGTATCCCGCCCGTGCTGGCAATCGCCCTCAGCACCTCGCTGATTCCGGTCATTTCGGCGGCTTATGCCCGCCGTGACGAGGATCACCTGAAGCGGCAGATTACGCTCGCGATGCGCGTTGCGATCCTGACCGGAACGCCGATCGTGCTGTCCCTTGTCGTTGCGGCCTACTCGGTCAACGGCCTGCTCTTCAGCACCCCGTCCGGCAGCGGTATGATTGCCCTGCTGACGCTGGGCACTATTTTTCAGATAACGATGACCACCTCAAACTCCATCCTGCTCGGCATGGGCAAATCGCGGATTTCCATGTTCTACGTGCTGGCTGGGATTATCGTCAAGCTTGCGGCGAGCGTTTTGCTCAGCCGGTTCATGGGCATTTACGGCATTATTATCGCCACGGCGCTCTGCTTTATCGTCATTACTGCCCTTAATCTTCGGCTGCTTCGGAGCATTGTGCCCTTTGAGATTATGGGCAAGCGCTGGCGCGGGTATCTGCTGGCGGTGCTCGTATCGGGCGCAGCCGGTTACGGCCTGAATGCGGCGGCCATCAGCCTTACGGGAATGATGCCTGCGCGTCTCGCCTATCTTGTGGGCTGTCTGGCTGTCGGCGCAGTCGTTGTGATCCTTTATCTGGTCTTGCTGATTGTTCTGGGCGTATTAAGCGCCGGGGAGCTGGCGAGCTATCCGCGTCCGGTGCGGAAGTTGCTGAGTCCGCTCATGAAGCTGCAACCGGCGCGCGTCCGGGAGAGAGAATAA
- a CDS encoding COX15/CtaA family protein, with amino-acid sequence MTAKQLKWLGYITCLIMFLALLGGALVTKTGSGLECGNEWPLCNGKLVPAYTLGQMIEWSHRLLSGLAGLAALASALAFRRYARDRRDLQAYAFMTLLFVVIQAFMGALAVVRPQSAAVMALHMGFSLIAFASSLMLALGAGRRLSGEQTGTLPPLGKGFRNLTWMTTIYAYIVVYIGALVSHTGSQGGCSGWPLCNGEVIPELSGGTGIMFFHRVAAMLLFILTAVLGHLAFWRHGGYPELKKLGISAVILCGLQVLSGASVVFTLYNEQWYLFAALAHIVLISGLFGVLCYMSVRVWQLGRINKEKGPAEISHFG; translated from the coding sequence TTGACGGCGAAACAGCTGAAATGGCTTGGGTACATAACCTGTCTCATTATGTTTCTCGCCCTGCTTGGCGGTGCGCTGGTTACCAAGACGGGGTCTGGCCTCGAATGCGGAAATGAATGGCCGCTGTGCAACGGCAAGCTGGTTCCTGCATATACGCTTGGACAGATGATCGAATGGAGCCATCGGCTGCTCAGCGGTCTTGCCGGTCTGGCTGCTCTGGCCTCTGCGCTGGCCTTCCGGCGCTATGCCAGGGATCGCCGAGATTTGCAGGCGTATGCCTTCATGACGCTGCTGTTCGTCGTCATTCAGGCATTCATGGGCGCGCTCGCCGTCGTCCGGCCGCAGTCCGCCGCCGTCATGGCGCTGCACATGGGCTTCTCGCTGATCGCCTTCGCCAGCTCGTTGATGCTGGCTCTTGGCGCGGGAAGGCGCCTTTCCGGCGAGCAGACCGGAACCCTCCCGCCACTTGGTAAGGGCTTTCGCAATTTGACCTGGATGACCACGATTTATGCTTATATCGTCGTCTATATCGGCGCTTTAGTCAGTCATACGGGTTCGCAGGGAGGCTGCTCGGGCTGGCCCTTGTGCAACGGCGAGGTGATTCCGGAGCTTTCCGGCGGAACCGGCATTATGTTTTTTCACCGGGTTGCGGCTATGCTGCTGTTCATTCTTACCGCCGTGCTCGGACATCTGGCGTTCTGGAGGCATGGCGGCTATCCTGAGCTTAAGAAGCTCGGAATCTCGGCAGTCATTCTGTGCGGACTCCAGGTGCTAAGCGGCGCGAGTGTCGTATTCACTTTGTACAACGAACAGTGGTACCTGTTTGCCGCACTAGCCCATATTGTGCTGATATCCGGGCTGTTTGGCGTGCTGTGCTACATGAGCGTACGTGTATGGCAGCTTGGCAGGATAAACAAAGAGAAGGGTCCGGCTGAAATCAGCCATTTTGGATAG
- a CDS encoding Cof-type HAD-IIB family hydrolase encodes MTAKYRLLALDMDGTLLNSEERITPETVKWIHKAVDAGIHVCLSTGRAFNSAYPYAQQLGLKTPMVTVNGSEVWRAPHELYRRSLMDPQLIKQMHAFAIEYGIWYWAYSVDGVYNKESWDGNIDGREWLKFGYDTEDDEIRHQVLMKLQDMGGLEITNSSPYNLEINALGMNKASGIKEVCGLLGIKMEEVVAVGDSLNDLAVIQQAGLGVAMGNAQDTVKQAADAVTSTNNEDGIAEVIRRFILQDEAAASREL; translated from the coding sequence ATGACTGCCAAATACCGCCTGTTAGCTTTGGATATGGATGGAACCTTGCTGAACAGTGAAGAACGGATTACACCGGAGACGGTGAAATGGATACATAAGGCGGTGGACGCGGGCATTCATGTCTGCTTGTCCACCGGGCGGGCGTTTAACTCCGCGTATCCTTACGCCCAGCAGCTTGGGCTGAAAACGCCGATGGTTACAGTGAACGGCAGTGAAGTGTGGCGGGCGCCGCATGAGCTGTACCGCCGTTCCCTGATGGACCCGCAGCTGATCAAACAAATGCACGCGTTTGCGATAGAGTATGGCATCTGGTACTGGGCGTACTCGGTTGATGGAGTGTATAACAAGGAAAGCTGGGACGGCAATATCGACGGGCGGGAATGGCTGAAATTCGGCTATGACACGGAAGATGATGAGATCCGCCATCAGGTGCTGATGAAGCTTCAGGACATGGGCGGTCTGGAGATTACCAACTCGTCTCCTTATAATCTGGAGATTAATGCTCTCGGCATGAACAAGGCGTCCGGTATCAAAGAAGTGTGTGGTTTGCTGGGAATCAAGATGGAGGAGGTCGTCGCGGTCGGCGACAGCCTGAACGATCTTGCGGTGATTCAGCAGGCGGGTCTTGGCGTAGCGATGGGCAATGCCCAGGATACCGTCAAGCAGGCAGCCGACGCGGTAACCTCGACGAACAACGAAGATGGAATCGCCGAGGTTATCCGACGTTTTATTTTGCAGGATGAAGCGGCAGCTTCACGGGAGCTGTAA
- a CDS encoding UbiD family decarboxylase, translating to MGYSNLRQWIEQLRKDKDLAIIEAPVDPYLELAEIHRRVIQEEGPALLFTNVKGTPFPVVTNLFGTVRRVDQAFGPRPEALMKSLMSATETLLPPTVTGVWQEKGLLFDLLKVGIKNVPQGEAPILKVCQSTDPLKGLPRITSWQEDGGPFVTLPLVYTESPSNPKDHNLGMYRIQIYDDQTTGVHWQIHKGGGFHHHEAEQRNEALPVSVFIGGPPALIATAIAPVPERMPELLLASMVLGGRLPMVKDPMGGHRIPAEAEFAIRGLVPPHERRPEGPFGDHYGYYSLKHDFPVMHVQRMWHRKDAIYPATIVGKPRQEDYYLGDFLQRLLSPAYPLVMPSVRSLWAYSESGSHTLASAVVRESYSREALVSAFRILGEGQLSLTKFLILTNEPIDLSDFQKLLETVLERFDPAVDLFIFNKTSHDTLDYTGQRMNHGSKGVMMGIGDKVRELPRSYEEGNLPGIHAALPYCGGCLVVSGPAYTEDPELPQRLVGTLREKNTAWPLVILVDNAAETVKTQTSFLWTVFTRFNPATDIFAEATVKNHHIGYELPIVIDARMKPGYPDELFPREDIAELVDRNWKNYFPAGIR from the coding sequence TTGGGATACAGTAATTTGCGCCAGTGGATAGAACAACTGCGGAAGGACAAAGACCTTGCCATCATTGAAGCGCCGGTCGATCCTTATCTGGAACTCGCGGAGATCCATCGCCGCGTTATCCAGGAAGAGGGGCCGGCTCTGTTGTTTACGAATGTAAAAGGAACTCCCTTTCCGGTCGTCACCAATCTGTTCGGCACAGTCCGGCGGGTGGATCAGGCTTTTGGCCCCCGTCCCGAAGCGCTGATGAAGTCGCTTATGAGCGCGACGGAAACGCTGCTGCCGCCAACGGTAACCGGGGTGTGGCAGGAGAAAGGGCTATTGTTTGATCTGCTCAAAGTGGGCATCAAGAATGTTCCGCAGGGCGAGGCGCCTATTTTAAAAGTCTGCCAGAGTACTGATCCGCTTAAAGGATTGCCTCGGATCACAAGCTGGCAGGAGGACGGAGGGCCGTTCGTCACGCTGCCGCTCGTTTACACGGAAAGTCCTTCTAATCCCAAGGATCATAATCTCGGGATGTACCGGATTCAAATATATGATGATCAGACGACAGGCGTGCACTGGCAGATTCACAAGGGCGGAGGCTTCCACCATCATGAGGCCGAGCAGCGGAATGAAGCGCTGCCGGTATCCGTCTTTATCGGCGGTCCTCCTGCCCTGATCGCCACGGCTATCGCCCCGGTGCCAGAGCGCATGCCGGAGCTGCTGCTGGCTTCTATGGTGCTGGGCGGCCGCCTGCCGATGGTCAAGGACCCAATGGGCGGCCACCGGATTCCGGCCGAGGCGGAATTCGCGATTCGCGGGTTGGTCCCGCCGCATGAGCGCAGACCGGAAGGCCCATTCGGGGACCACTACGGCTATTACTCGCTGAAGCATGACTTCCCGGTCATGCATGTGCAGCGCATGTGGCACCGCAAGGACGCCATTTATCCGGCGACCATCGTCGGCAAGCCAAGGCAGGAGGATTACTACCTTGGCGACTTCCTTCAGCGGCTGCTGTCTCCGGCTTATCCGCTCGTCATGCCGTCCGTCCGCTCCCTGTGGGCGTACTCGGAATCGGGCTCCCATACGCTGGCATCCGCCGTCGTGCGGGAGAGCTATTCGCGCGAAGCGCTGGTCTCGGCCTTCCGCATCTTGGGCGAAGGGCAGCTGTCTCTGACCAAGTTCCTGATTCTGACGAACGAGCCGATCGATCTCTCCGATTTTCAGAAGCTGCTGGAAACGGTGCTGGAGCGGTTCGATCCGGCGGTCGATCTGTTTATTTTCAACAAAACATCGCATGATACGCTCGACTATACCGGCCAAAGAATGAATCACGGCAGCAAAGGCGTCATGATGGGCATCGGCGATAAAGTGCGGGAGCTTCCGCGAAGTTACGAGGAAGGCAACCTTCCCGGCATTCACGCGGCGCTGCCATACTGCGGCGGCTGTCTCGTCGTCTCCGGCCCGGCCTATACGGAAGATCCAGAGCTGCCGCAGCGTCTGGTCGGCACCCTTCGGGAGAAGAACACCGCCTGGCCGCTCGTCATTCTGGTCGACAATGCCGCCGAAACGGTGAAGACGCAGACCTCCTTCCTGTGGACGGTGTTCACCCGCTTCAACCCGGCCACCGATATTTTTGCCGAAGCCACGGTCAAAAATCATCATATCGGCTACGAGCTCCCCATCGTCATTGACGCTCGCATGAAGCCGGGATACCCGGACGAGCTGTTCCCGAGGGAGGACATCGCAGAGCTGGTCGACCGCAATTGGAAGAATTATTTCCCTGCGGGGATAAGATAA
- a CDS encoding DUF456 domain-containing protein, whose translation MAILGWVLIIALFAVGLAGAVYPILPGALAIYFAFFVYGWFFGFASFGPWFWIIQTLIVAALFIADYIVGAWGVKKFGGSRSSIIGSTIGLIAGPFVIPAFGLIIGPLLGAFIGEMIAGSDPGKALKVSAGSLLGLFSSTVVKIVLQIVMVILFFIWIGLY comes from the coding sequence TTGGCTATTCTCGGATGGGTTTTAATTATCGCACTGTTTGCCGTCGGCTTGGCCGGGGCCGTCTACCCTATTTTGCCAGGAGCATTGGCGATTTACTTTGCCTTTTTCGTCTATGGCTGGTTCTTCGGCTTCGCCTCGTTCGGGCCATGGTTCTGGATTATCCAGACGCTGATCGTCGCGGCGCTGTTCATTGCCGATTATATTGTGGGGGCATGGGGCGTCAAAAAATTCGGCGGTTCCCGTTCCTCCATCATCGGCAGCACAATCGGTCTGATCGCGGGGCCGTTCGTTATTCCGGCGTTCGGCCTGATTATCGGACCGCTTCTGGGAGCGTTTATCGGCGAGATGATCGCCGGATCAGATCCGGGCAAAGCGCTCAAGGTCAGCGCAGGCTCCTTGCTCGGGCTGTTCAGCAGCACGGTCGTTAAAATTGTGCTGCAAATCGTTATGGTCATCCTCTTCTTTATTTGGATCGGCCTGTATTAA